From the Vibrio natriegens NBRC 15636 = ATCC 14048 = DSM 759 genome, the window AGAAAAGCAGTTTACTCCGGCGATGTTATTAGTCGCATTGGCTCTGTTTTATATCGTGTTGGGGCTATTTTTGGATGGTATATCTATTACGGTTATGAGCTTACCTATTACGCTTCCAATCATCATTCAGGCTGGTTTTGATCCTTTGTGGTTTGGTGTCTTTTTAGTGATTATGGTGGAACTCGGGCAAATTACTCCGCCAGTTGGATTTAATTTATTTGTTTTACAGGGACTCACTGGTGAAAAAATTGGTCAAGTTGCGAAAGCTTCTTTTCCGTTCTTTTTGTTAATGTGCATGGCCGCTTTGATTATCTGTGTAGTGCCAGAAGTCGCCTTATGGTTACCAAACCTGGCTTAATGTGAAACTCGAAGTGGCTAACTTACGAAATACTGAGGTGCCGGTATGAGTACATAGCGCTGTATTTATTCCGGTCTCAGTTCTGACCATAGCAAAAGTGAGCACTAGTTTTCTCACTATCACGGTAGAATAGCAAAATTAAGAGCAATATAGTTTCCCCGTCTCTTGAATAAGACTTGTGTTCAAGAGACGGGCGTTGGGTTGGCGATATACAACTGTTAAGAGTTGCAATCTATTCATTCAGACGTTTGGTCACTTAGACAATACCAAATTCTCCAGGCTGATCTCATATTCACGATTGTCCTCGTTATACACGACTCCATAACTTGTCGGGTAATATGCTGGCAAATTATATTTTTGAGGAACGGCGATCGTTGTATATACGTCCGGTTTTGTTTCTAGATAGGCTTTGGTGATCATTGGCTCAACAAAAATCATTTGGCCATCATAAAAGCCGTAAATGAAGGTTTTGGTAAAGGAACGATTCGTGAATTCGTCTCCCTGAGGGTCAACAGCATGGGCTCCCATTTTGGGAACCTCGGTACCCGGTGGGAGAATGTAACCTGCTGGCATGTACTGTTCAGGCGGTGCTTTATGGGCGCGGACAAGATCGTCGCCAACAGCGGTTATCTTTTGGCGGTCATTGGGATCTATCATGTAGAAATGGAAATCGAAGTGTGGTGTGTTATAGACACCAACCGGAATATGCCCATGTGGGTTCCAGCCCATTACAATTTCACGGTACCCAGTAGAGGTAAATTCAGGAGGTAGCGGAAGAACGTATTCGTATTCATGCTCTGTTGTCGGCATTGGCAGCCCGGACAATGCTGATTCGGACAGTCTGATACCAATCTTTATCGGTGTGCCATTTTTTCCGATCGTTACAAACGAATAGGCTTCTCCCTGGCCGATGGGGGGTCGTGGCCCTTCATACGTGCCTGAGTTCGTCTCTTCCATATGAGTCGTGCACCCGGCAAGAAGCATGGAAGCTGCTATGCTGGATAAACTAATCAACAATTTTGACTTGGATCTTTTGTCACCTGACATGATAACTCTCCTCGACGCCAGAGCATCTTGTTGTTGGAATCAGGTCCATAAACAACACAGGACAAGGCATTAGGGCAGGTCGAATGCGTTTGTGGCGTCTGGCTTATTCACATGCACAGATTCTTTAAAAGGTAGTAACTTGTTCTCCATAGGCTGTTGTTTCAGTCTGACGGATTAGTCATAATTTCGTGGGAAATTTATAACTCAAATTTCCTCTGAACAAGTGTAGGCCTTTTTCTGCTGAAAACCATTTGTACCAATGCTTAAGATTTATCTGAGAGAAAGAAAGCCAGCGTTTTGGCCTGTCTTTTATTATACAAATCTCACATATGAGGTGAGGGGCATTTTTAGAACTAATTTCTTGCTCCACGATCTGAGCTGCAACGGGCTGAACTTAAAATCGAATGGATAGCCGCGTTTGACTAAGGTTTTTGGGGTACAAAGTCTGACAAAGTAAACAGAGTAGCGGTTTTGGATAGATACATTGACTCACAGTAGCCAACCTAGGTGCCTTGAAACGAAAAAAGCCGCTGATAAATCAGCGGCTTAAATGTGGCGGAGAGATAGGGATTTGAACCCTAGGTGACTCTGTTTACGCACCATAAAGCACTGATTTTAAGAGGGTGAATTCTGTTTGAGCCCAGGTAGGCCGTTGGATTGACTCACTATATTGTCACCTTATCAGGCTGCAAAAAATTGATCAATTCCAATCGAGAGATTAACTAGGGATATGAGGAAAGAGTTAGGGATTTACGACAATTGAAAAAGGGTTAAGGCACTAACTCGGACTTGAACTGTTTCATTGATACTTTGATTAACATTGTCCTCTGTATACATCCATGAAAAGACAAAAATAGATCGTGACTCTTTACTCGATAAATTTTCGTGATCATAGGAGTTCCTGACTGATTCACCAAAAGGAGACTAATATGAATCAAAGTGACAAGATTATTTTTACAGCGTTGTTGGTAGAGCAAGCGCGCAGTACTGTTGAGTCATACCTTGCTCAGTTGCTTGCTGGCAAGATTGAAGAGGCATCGCCACCAGTCAGTGTCATGTGGAAATTTTTGGGAGAGCAACTTCAAAATAAAGTAAAAGAAGTTTTATACGAGATTTTTCATGTAGATCTTTATGACAAGAATGATGAAGACCTAATAATTGCTTTAGAAGCACATATGGCAGAAATGTCTGGTACGCAGCTGTTTCACCGTATCTATACCGAGGATGAAGTTATTGAGATGAGCCCAAAAAAATTTAATTTTCTTTTGAATAGTTTGGTTGAATCAATGCATAACAAGATCCAGGAAAAAAGCTATTATCCAGGTACTCAGATTCAGATAACGAGGAGCAATGACATCAAAAGCTGATTGATTGCCTAATTTTTATTTGGGTTATGTAGAACGCAATCTGTCGCATTTTAATTCAGGGTTAATCATACCCGACAGATTGCTCTAAATGATTTTGCACCGAAACACGTTATAGTCATGTATTTTGATGTGTGATCACTAAGCGACTTTGTCATTGCAATAACTACCGAGGGAAATTGACGGAACTCATTAGCGTACCTTTTAACGTAATTAAATCAGCTTTATAGGGTGCTAAGGATGTTCTACATGGATTCAAAATCTCTATTCACTGTCGATATCATTAGCAAAGTCATCGATGGCAGGATCAGTATCAATAGCGCGGCTACCTTGCTGAGCAAATCCCGGAGAGCCGTTGAGCGTTATCTCAGTCGATATCGGCGACAGAACTATAAAGAATTTTTTGGCGACAGGCTATAAATTGCTAAGAGGGTTACGGGTAATCGCTTCAGATGAAGGATCGGGTGCGAAGTGTGCGTATCGCATTGTCATAGAGATATCTGCATGGCTTCGGAGAGGCGGCTACAGAAGAACCAAGGCCAACTTCATTATCCCATATCTCTGTTAGCAAAGAAGATATTAGATAGGGGGCAATGGGCCGATGCTGAGTCGTGGAATTGAATAATTTCTAAGACATTTTTGGATCATGATAGGACCTGCGGTAACCGCTTCTAACTAAGGCGTATCCATTAAAACGTGAGTGGTGCAAGTAAATATCTGTTCCGCTTATGCTGTGACAAAAGAGGCTGTAAGAATACCTTTCGGGTCAATTTTATAACGCACTAGTTGGCTAAATTCTCCCCACGCTCATGTACGGAACGAACAGGGCTTGTTATGTCTGTTACTCATTGTAATGGCTGAGAACTGCTCGATTAAAGATCGGTTGGTTTACTACCCGAAGTACGAAACAAAGTCTTGTGATGATTATCATAGTTTTGAGTTGATTGTTTTTTAATCAAGGAGTAGGGGTTATTGATTGGTGTCAAGGTTATATAACTTAAATAAACGCGCATGTTGTTTTTTTATTGGCTTTGTTACTCATATTCTTGGGATTGTTGCCATTATTGCTGTTTATAATAACTAAGATTTAATTTAATAATTTCATTGTCTCCTTTCTGCTTGCTAAGTTGATTAAGTATAAATCAAAGGTTGAAACTGTATTCTAATGACAACGGACAAGGCGATGGAAATAGGAAAAAATATGGCGCTTGGCGCGCACTCGGCGAATATTGCTGACTTTACAGATCAGGATCGTGAAAGGCTTTCTGCGCGAGGCTATGCGGAAGAAGTATTACCACTTGGAAAAAAACAACGTACATGGGAAACCAAGAACTTTATTACCGTGTGGATGGGACCGATTCATAACATTCTTAGCTATTTCACAGTCGTCAGTTTTTTTGCCTTCGGACTCAACGCAATGCAGGTGGTTGCGGCAATACTCATTGCAGCATGTATTGTATCTGCAGGGTATGTTTTCAACGGTCGAGCTGCGGTAAAATATGGCATTCCGTTTGCGATGCAAATCCGTGATACCTTTGGTATCAAAGGAGCCGCTTTCCCAGCAATGATCCGTGGTTTGGTTGCGGGTTTTGTGTTTTTTGGTCTCACCACCATCGCTTCTGCGCAAGCACTTGATATTGTTTTAGCTCGATTGTTCCCTGGGTTCTTAGTCATCGGGGGAGGCGCCACTATAGCCGGCCTTGCTATCCCGACTGCGATTTCATATGCCATCATGACCGCCATCACTGTTGTTCTTTACCTTTCTGGCCAAGCGCTTATTAATAAATTCTCTGAATTTGCTTCTCCTGTTGTTTGGGTTTTGATGGTGATTGGTGTGTTCCTCGCTATTGGGAATGCTGGTGGGCTGGGTGAGGTATTCAGTTACCATCCGGCTGCAGGGACTGAAGTGACGGTCGTAGGTTTTATTACTTGCGTTTCTATGCTTGTGTCTAACTGGGCCGGTCCTATCGTCAACACAGGGGATTTCACTCGTAACGCAACCTCTATGTCTGCGCCTATGAAAGGTTTCCCAATCGGTATGCTAGTCTCTTACACTCTATTCGCTGTGGTTACAGTAAGCTTTATGGCTTCTCTCTCTGCACTTACTGGCGGTGCAGTTGATGTGAACAAACCAACCATCTTCGTTGATGCAATTAACTCAATTGGCAACCCATATATCGTTATGCTACTTATTTTGGCGATGAATGTGGGGGCAACTGCTTTCGTTGTTTTCGGTAACATGATGCCTTCAGGTCTGCAGCTTACCGCACAGTTCCCTAAACTATTTAACGTGAAAACAGGTGGTCTCGTTGCTGCCGTAGTGGGTACATTAATCCTACCTTGGAAATTTGTTGAAAATACCACCATGTTATTCCTTTTCTACAGCTTTATCGGTTCAATGTTTGGCCCAATCGCTGGGATTATGTTGGCAAGCTACTTCTTTGAACGCCGTCAAAAACTAGACCTTGACGCTATTTACCCAGAACTAGACACCGATGGTGGTCACGTAGGTGGTGTGAACCGACGTGCGGTAGGCGTATTGATTGTCAGCTTCATCATTACTATGGCAGGTAAGGTGTTCCCAACGATTCCTGTCCTTGCCACGATCAACAGTTGGGCATTCTTCAGTGGTCTAACTATTGGATTTATTGGTTATCTACTAGTAGGTGCGCGTAAAAACGCGTAACTAAGTTGATTAATACAGTTTAATAAACGGAGAAACAGCATGTGTAACACAAAAGGCAATAAAGGCATGAACGATTACTTTCACCTAGCTTGTGATGCTACTCTTAAAGAAATGAATCAAGGTACAGGTGGTCCATTTGGTGCGACTTTGACACGGAATGGTGAGGTTGTTTGTGCGGTGGGCAACACAGTACTTAAAGATACTGATATTTCTGGCCACGCTGAAATGGTTGCTGTACGTGAAGCGTGTAAGAAACTGGACACTCTAGACCTATCAGACTGTGTGATGTACGCAACGTGTGAACCATGTCCAATGTGTGTAGCAGTGATGATGTGGGCAGGTATCAAAACTTGTTATTACGCTTCTACTCACGTAGATGCTGCGGAGCATGGCTTCTCAGACCAACATCTGAGAAGCTACTTAGACGGAACAGACACTTCAACGTTGGATATGATCCACCTTGAGGAAGGTCGTGAAGATTGTGCTGAAATTTGGGCTGAGTTCCGCCGCTTGAACGAAGAAGTGGAAGCTTAATCCATCACTAAGTGTTCTTAATTTAGTGCTAGGGTTAACGTTACCACTAGCACTTTTTTATTTTTTATCCACTATCTGAAATGCACAACCCCAAAAGACTTATTACAAGACGATCGTGAAAGTGCTGCCTTGGCCCAAATGTGAAGACAATTCTATTCTCCCACCTAGGTTGTTCACCATCGCGGCGGCGAGTGATAGTCCTAAACCATATCCCTCTGTATTGCTACGGCTGCTGTCTACACGATATAAGCGCTCAAAAATAAGTGTATGCTCATTGGGATCAACACCAATACCAGTATCAGTGACCGAAATGGCAACTGAGTTACTTCCTTGGGGCTGCACATCAAGCATTACCTTGCCTTTCTCTGGAGTGTATTTGATTGCGTTGTCTACTAAATTAACCAGTATCTGAGTGAGTTTATCTGGGTCAGATTGAATCGTAGCCTCCTTGTCAGATGTATTGACTATCAACGAAATCTGTTTTTCCTCTGCCACGTCTTCGTACCAAGAACTGACGGTTTTTACCACGTCATTTACGTCCGTTAATACTTTTTGTTGTAAGCGTTTACCCATTAATTCATCGTTTAGCTTCATGAGTGCGGTTAACATGTTGTTGGCTTGCATCGCATGCTCAGAGCAGTCGGATAATGCATCTCGCATAGCGTGGAAATTATCGCCACCGATCAGCGCCGATTGTGAGGACAACATGATCCTTGATAAAGGGGTTCGAATGTCGTGCGCTATCGCGTCTACGGTGGTATTCAGGGTTGTGGTCGTATGCTGCAATCGAGCTATCGCTTGATGCACGCTGGCGTTTATGACATTCAGCCCTTCAGGTTGCTCCGTGAATACTTCGATCTCATCGTTCTTTCCCTGGCGCAGCCTTTCTAAAAAACTTCCTAAAGTCATCAGAGGCGTCATCGCATTACGAAGAATTCTATGTGTAAATAAAGCGGTAATTACCACCATGACCAACATGGTATAAAACGTCATCCGCCACTTTTCGAAGGCAATGTAATCGCGCTGTCGGTTATCAAGGACGAGCCAAAATTCACGTGCTTCACTTGCCAACTTCAACGTAGTGTAGGGGCTAAAAATAAAGGATTGCACCCAACTCTTGTCTTTCCCTGTCAATGTGTCAAGCTTGATATCTAATGATAGTTTTTCATCGCCAGCGATAAATTTACGTGTTTTAAAGTCATCATTCTCAATCAGTAAAGCAGTGATATCATTGTCAATTAAGCGATGGGGATTGGCTTCCAATACGTGAATCAGGCGTTCTTCAGAATCATAGGTTAAAATTCGCTGATACTCAGATGCCATCGAGGATAGGATTTTTTTTTCGGTTTGGTAAAGGTCATAAAAAAATAGTGCACCGACAGCTAATTCCACTAGCAGTAAGCAACATAAAAGCAGCGCTATAAAGTGTAATAATAGCTTTTTTTGAGCTTTACTCAGCGCTTGCTCAATGCTGTGACTTGAGGACATAACCAACTCCTCGCAGAGTATGTATAAGTTGAGAATCAAAGTCTTTATCGACCTTACTTCGTAAGCGGCATACTAATACGTCCACAACATTGGTTTGAGGATCAAACTGATGCCCCCATACTTGCTCCAATATCGCTGTTTTTGAGATCACGACTTCTGGTCGCTCTAACAGTAACTTCATTAAGGTGAACTCACGCTGATTGAGATGAATATCTGTATCGCCTCGTTTTAAGTTATGCTTTAGCAGATCCAGTTTTAACTCGTTGTAGGTCAACTCTAGCGGTTGAGAGAAGTTTTGTTTCCCCCGACGAGCAAGTGACTGACATCTTGCCAACAGTTCTGGAAAAGCAAATGGCTTGACTAAATAATCATCTGCGCCTGATGTTAGTCCTTGAACGCGTTCTTCAACGGAGTGTTTCGCACTCAGGATGATAATCGGTGTTGTATGGCCTTCTCCTCTAAGTTGCGCGAGTACTTCAAGCCCACTTTTTTGCGGTAACATTAGATCTAAAATAATGACGTCATAATCTCCGGTTAACGCTTCGTGTAGTCCATCGACGCCATTCGAGAGATGTTGTACGGTATCACCTTCTTGCTGAAAGCCATTCAACAAAAATTTCGCAATATAAATATCATCTTCAATTAGCAGTATTTTCATTGGTTTTTCTTTCCATTCAATAGCGGGGAGTGCTTGTGAGACACTCTAGCAATAATATTTCCTTTTATGACTATATGTTGCAATTTTGTAATGCTTGCGTAAGCCGACAGCAATAGAGCCTCAGCTATAGTGACGGTGTTGATTGCAACGATAGTTTAAATGGAGTAAACATGAACAACTTAAAACAAACCGCATTAATCGCAGCGCTTGGATTTTTATCCGCAAATGCTCTAGCTGAAGATAAAGCTGCCACAGTAAGCATGGAGCAAATTTCATCCAAGTCAGCTTTCATCCTAGCTCAAGAAACTGTAAACCAATGTGAAGCGAAGGGCTATAAAGTGTCTGCGACCGTAGTGGATCCGTCAGGCAACGTGATTGCCCAGCTACGCTCAGATGGCGCCGGTGTTCATACTCTTGACAGCTCACGTCGAAAAGCATTTACCTCAGCAAGTATGAGGCAGCCGACGGGTAACCTGATGAAGCTTATTGCTGAGAAGCCAATTATGCAACCGTTGCAAAATATGAATGAAAACCTTCTGTTTTTGGAAGGTGCACTACCGATTGAAATTAACGGCAAGGTCGTCGGTGCCATCGGCGTTGGCGGAGCACCTGGTGGCCATTTTGATGCTGCTTGTGCAGAACATGCGATAAAAAAGGTGCTGTAATTTAAATCGTCTAGCCCCTGATATTCGCAAGCACAATCTTCCCTGAAGGTTGTGCTTGTTTGCATTCTAAGTATAGATAGTCCTTATTATTTACTGACTAAAGCAGGCCCAAGTATACTGAGGTTACTTGGGTATAAAAGAGACGGTTAGAATATATTAAGCGAAAAATATTAAGCCAATATAAATACCGCACAAGGTATCGTGCCCAGAAGAGTGACCAATTGATAATAAATGACTAATTGCTTCTCCAATATGCTTTTCATTATTAATGGCGGAATATAGTTCGACTATCTCTTGACTGTATTGGTGCTCACAGGCTGATTGTAGCATGACGCGACTCACATCAGTGGTTCTGTCCACTGCGTTGAGACAAGCAGATTGCAAGGTGGCAAAGTATGGATGTTCAAGCACATCCAATACCGAAAGTAAGCCAACAAGCAAGTCGTCTGAAGAAGGCGTTAATCCTGAACCAAAACCAACAAAGCACTTTAAATCAATGGTTAAAGAATGTCTCGCTACCGCATCTATAAACGAAAATAGCTTAGGGAGAAAATAATCCGACAGCATAGGTGAGTAGTAAGTGACAGTGGATGACATTGCCAACTTTTCACTGAGGCACAGTAAAGGGTAGATGCCCATTTCTTTCTGATGGGCATATAAATAGTTGTAGATCGTCGTCTTTATCTGTTGGGTTAACGAGATTTTGTGACTCAAATATGGAGAAAATTGGATCACAGACTGCGGATTAATTTTTAGTTGATATGGTCGAGGGGGAGACCCCTTCTGACTAAAAACAAGTTCAACCATATGATTTGGCTGCAAATGTTGAAACCAATTCGTATCGTTGACCATTAAAGCGCGCGGGTTCATTCTTTTTGTTTCACTAATCACGGAAATTAACCCTAACTCACTGTTCAAATTACACGCAGAATTAAATACGGAGTGAACTTGAACACAAATATAAGGTTTAACTTCTAACTCTTTAAAGAGAGGCTGTGAAATTTTAATAACGTCCATTCTAATTGTGACTGCTGTTATATATGCGATTTACCAGTGTGCGTGTGTTCAAGTTCAAATAAACGAACCAATGTCGTGGCGATTTTATGCAAGACAGGGCTATGCATATCCGCAATATAGAGACCTAAATAAAGGTCGTCGGCTGGAGCGAGAGATTGGAGCTCTTCAACGATGACATGCTCGTGTGTCTTACAGGTGCGAGGCAACAACGTAACACCAAAGCCAATCGCTGATGCGGTCATGATCGCCGATAAATTGCTGCTGCAGTAGTTGACTCTGTGGCTGTAGCCCAGTTGGTCGAGTGAAGTCATAATATGGTCGCGGTACAAGGCTCCTGTTGGGAATAACACCAATGGAACAACGGGATGGTGGAACGCCGGCGCCGAAGCGCTATCTAGCCAAAGCAAAGGCTCATGGCGAAATGCAAAGGCGTTACCTAGAATCTGCTGTTTGGCAAGTACAATATCGTATTTTCCCGTTAAGTAGGATTGATAAAGATCGTTACTAAGACCTGAAGTAAAT encodes:
- a CDS encoding DUF5602 domain-containing protein, which encodes MSGDKRSKSKLLISLSSIAASMLLAGCTTHMEETNSGTYEGPRPPIGQGEAYSFVTIGKNGTPIKIGIRLSESALSGLPMPTTEHEYEYVLPLPPEFTSTGYREIVMGWNPHGHIPVGVYNTPHFDFHFYMIDPNDRQKITAVGDDLVRAHKAPPEQYMPAGYILPPGTEVPKMGAHAVDPQGDEFTNRSFTKTFIYGFYDGQMIFVEPMITKAYLETKPDVYTTIAVPQKYNLPAYYPTSYGVVYNEDNREYEISLENLVLSK
- a CDS encoding cytosine permease yields the protein MEIGKNMALGAHSANIADFTDQDRERLSARGYAEEVLPLGKKQRTWETKNFITVWMGPIHNILSYFTVVSFFAFGLNAMQVVAAILIAACIVSAGYVFNGRAAVKYGIPFAMQIRDTFGIKGAAFPAMIRGLVAGFVFFGLTTIASAQALDIVLARLFPGFLVIGGGATIAGLAIPTAISYAIMTAITVVLYLSGQALINKFSEFASPVVWVLMVIGVFLAIGNAGGLGEVFSYHPAAGTEVTVVGFITCVSMLVSNWAGPIVNTGDFTRNATSMSAPMKGFPIGMLVSYTLFAVVTVSFMASLSALTGGAVDVNKPTIFVDAINSIGNPYIVMLLILAMNVGATAFVVFGNMMPSGLQLTAQFPKLFNVKTGGLVAAVVGTLILPWKFVENTTMLFLFYSFIGSMFGPIAGIMLASYFFERRQKLDLDAIYPELDTDGGHVGGVNRRAVGVLIVSFIITMAGKVFPTIPVLATINSWAFFSGLTIGFIGYLLVGARKNA
- a CDS encoding nucleoside deaminase, whose product is MCNTKGNKGMNDYFHLACDATLKEMNQGTGGPFGATLTRNGEVVCAVGNTVLKDTDISGHAEMVAVREACKKLDTLDLSDCVMYATCEPCPMCVAVMMWAGIKTCYYASTHVDAAEHGFSDQHLRSYLDGTDTSTLDMIHLEEGREDCAEIWAEFRRLNEEVEA
- a CDS encoding sensor histidine kinase — its product is MSSSHSIEQALSKAQKKLLLHFIALLLCCLLLVELAVGALFFYDLYQTEKKILSSMASEYQRILTYDSEERLIHVLEANPHRLIDNDITALLIENDDFKTRKFIAGDEKLSLDIKLDTLTGKDKSWVQSFIFSPYTTLKLASEAREFWLVLDNRQRDYIAFEKWRMTFYTMLVMVVITALFTHRILRNAMTPLMTLGSFLERLRQGKNDEIEVFTEQPEGLNVINASVHQAIARLQHTTTTLNTTVDAIAHDIRTPLSRIMLSSQSALIGGDNFHAMRDALSDCSEHAMQANNMLTALMKLNDELMGKRLQQKVLTDVNDVVKTVSSWYEDVAEEKQISLIVNTSDKEATIQSDPDKLTQILVNLVDNAIKYTPEKGKVMLDVQPQGSNSVAISVTDTGIGVDPNEHTLIFERLYRVDSSRSNTEGYGLGLSLAAAMVNNLGGRIELSSHLGQGSTFTIVL
- a CDS encoding response regulator transcription factor, with translation MKILLIEDDIYIAKFLLNGFQQEGDTVQHLSNGVDGLHEALTGDYDVIILDLMLPQKSGLEVLAQLRGEGHTTPIIILSAKHSVEERVQGLTSGADDYLVKPFAFPELLARCQSLARRGKQNFSQPLELTYNELKLDLLKHNLKRGDTDIHLNQREFTLMKLLLERPEVVISKTAILEQVWGHQFDPQTNVVDVLVCRLRSKVDKDFDSQLIHTLRGVGYVLKSQH
- a CDS encoding GlcG/HbpS family heme-binding protein: MNNLKQTALIAALGFLSANALAEDKAATVSMEQISSKSAFILAQETVNQCEAKGYKVSATVVDPSGNVIAQLRSDGAGVHTLDSSRRKAFTSASMRQPTGNLMKLIAEKPIMQPLQNMNENLLFLEGALPIEINGKVVGAIGVGGAPGGHFDAACAEHAIKKVL
- a CDS encoding DUF2877 domain-containing protein — encoded protein: MDVIKISQPLFKELEVKPYICVQVHSVFNSACNLNSELGLISVISETKRMNPRALMVNDTNWFQHLQPNHMVELVFSQKGSPPRPYQLKINPQSVIQFSPYLSHKISLTQQIKTTIYNYLYAHQKEMGIYPLLCLSEKLAMSSTVTYYSPMLSDYFLPKLFSFIDAVARHSLTIDLKCFVGFGSGLTPSSDDLLVGLLSVLDVLEHPYFATLQSACLNAVDRTTDVSRVMLQSACEHQYSQEIVELYSAINNEKHIGEAISHLLSIGHSSGHDTLCGIYIGLIFFA
- a CDS encoding LysR family transcriptional regulator — translated: MKLIHPQLLLTYIAVCETGSFTRAADRIHNSQSTISQQINRLESIIGDTLLIRTPQKVTLTEKGEFVLRYAHRIIELNSTMLDNLNATSEQTIIKIGVPDDLSVDVTRAIIPFQQSDNVLFEFTSGLSNDLYQSYLTGKYDIVLAKQQILGNAFAFRHEPLLWLDSASAPAFHHPVVPLVLFPTGALYRDHIMTSLDQLGYSHRVNYCSSNLSAIMTASAIGFGVTLLPRTCKTHEHVIVEELQSLAPADDLYLGLYIADMHSPVLHKIATTLVRLFELEHTHTGKSHI